In Bradyrhizobium sp. 170, the DNA window GCATGCTCTGCATCCATGCCGCCATCATTCGCAATTGCTGGCGCTTCCTCGGCGAGCAGCCCTCGCTCGCCGCCACGCGCAGGTGGCAAACCCGGTTCGTGCTGCTCGACCTGCTCTACGGCCTGAGCTGGACGGCGATCCTGCTGCATCCGGCCGGCCTCGACGTCGTCTCGAACACGATGATGATGTTCCTGATGCTGCTGGTGATCGCGGTGTCGAGCATGCTGGCGGCGACGCTCCCCATTGCCGCGATGGCGGCGACCGCGCCGGTGACGGCGGCGATCGCGCTCAATTTCATCATGGGCGGAACCTTCGACAATTACGCGCTCGCGCTGCTTGCGGTCGCCGCCGAAGCCTATTTCGCCCTGCTCGCCCATCAGCTCCATTCGACGACGCTGGCGACGCTCGAAGCGCGCGCCGAAAAGGACGCACTGATCGGCGAGCTCGAACAGGCCAAGGCGATCTCGGACGAAGCGCGGCACCGCGCCGAATCAGCCAACGTCGCCAAGTCGCGCTTTCTGGCGCAGATGAGCCATGAGCTGCGAACGCCGCTGAACGCGATCCTCGGCTTCTCCGAGGTGATGAAGAGCGAAATTTTCGGCGCGCATGCGGTGGCGGTGTACAAGGAATATTCCGCCGACATCCATAATTCGGGCGTTCACCTGCTCAACCTCATCAACGAGATTCTCGATCTGTCGCGGATCGAGGCCGGCCGCTATGAGCTGAACGAGGAAGCGGTGTCGCTGGTTCACGTCGTTGCCGACTGCCACCATCTGTTGAAGCTGCGCGCGACCAGCCGCGGCATCACCATCCACGAGGTGTTCGAGCACGGCATGCCCAGGATCTGGGGCGACGAGCGCGCTACGCGCCAGATCGTGCTCAACCTGTTGTCCAACTCGATCAAGTTCACCCCGCAGGGCGGCGATATCTGGCTCAAGGTCGGCTGGACCGCTTCCGGCGGGCAATATCTCAGCGTCAAGGACACCGGCTCCGGCATTGCCGAGGATGAAATCCCGATAGTGCTGGCTTCCTTCGGCCAGGGCTCCAACTCGATCAAGTCGGCCGAACAGGGCGCGGGGCTGGGCCTTCCGATCGCAAAGAGCCTGATCGACATGCATGGCGGCACCTTCACGCTGAAATCGAAATTGCGCATCGGCACCGAAGTCATCGTCACCTTCCCGCCGGAGCGCGTGATGAGCGCGCTGGCGCCGATGGCCGAGGAGGCCCCGCCCCTGCAACCGGACCCCACCGTCACAGCGACCGCCGACGACAAGCGGCGGGCGCGTCACAAACCGATCATGAGTGCAGGAACAGGGTTGTAGCTGGAGCGCTTGCGCAACGGACGCAACCATTTCACTATCGCTAAATGAGCAAAGAAACGCCGTGTATCGCAGTCTGTATGATGGACCCCAAGACCAAACTCTGCTTCGGCTGCGGACGAACGTTGCCGGAGATCGCACGCTGGCACCGCATGGAGACCGCGGAGCGATTGGCCGTCATGGACGGGCTCGCGGCGCGCATGGCGGAGGCCGGCCTCGTACAGATGCCGCCGCGCACCGAGCACGGCTGATCCCCGGACGAATCTTGGGACGAACCGGCGGAGGCGCGCTGTGATCCGCATCATGCTCGTTCTGGCGATGCTCGCCGCCACCGCCGGCGCCGTCGTCGCCTATGGCGATCCGGACCAGATCGCGCGCGCCAGCAGCTCGGTCACGAAAATGCTGCGGCAACGCAGCCTGGAGCCGGCGCCCGCCGTGCAGATCGCCCGCGGCAAGGCCGGCGAATTCGCGCTGCATGCCAAGATCAACGGCGTCAAGGCGCCGATGGTGATCGACACCGGCGCGACGTCGGTGGTGCTGACCTGGGAGACGGCGAAGGCGATCGGCCTGCCGATCGAGATGCTCGAATACAATGTCGACGTCGAAACCGCGGGCGGGCACACCAAGGCGGCACGGCTGACGCTCGATCGTCTCGCGGTAGGCGGGCTCGTCGAGAAATCGGTGCCGGCGCTGGTGGTGCCGCGCGGGCAGATGAAGACCAACCTGCTCGGCATGAGCTTTCTGGATCGCCTGGAGAGCTGGGGCGTGCAGGCCGACAAGGTGATGCTGCACGGCTATCCCGACGTCGCAGGCCGGAGCAAGCGCCGCGCGGCGGCGAACTAAGGCGTGGACTCATGAATTGATCATGTCCGCTTAGCCTCCAAGGAGCGGCGCAAGACATGCCGATATCGACGCGATGGGCCAATCACCGCACGCGGTACGTCGACCCAGTTTGTCCCGTGTATTCAAACAAACAAGTCGGCCACGATCACGAAAATCCCCACCTGTGCGGCGAGCCAACAGATTGGCCGTAGCCCCACAGGGCCGAAGGCGTAGGCGGGAACATAAAGCAGCCGGGCGATGACGAACAACCAGGCGCCAATTGTCGACAGTGATCCAGCGGCATGAGCTGCATGCACCAGGAACAGTGCGGCGACGAACTGCGGAAATATCTCAAGCAGATTACGGTGCGCCCGAACAAAGCGCCCGCTTAGACCTGTAACCTCGCGCGATTCGTCACGAGGCCCTGCGACCCAAGCACCGCCAAGCTGCCGGAGTGTCAGCACACTGGATAGGGTAAGCTGAACGACGGCCAACAGCATGGCCGCAACTAATGCCCACAGATCGGCTGTCATGATTGCCTCGGCTGGGATGATGCCTACGATCTAAGCCACTTCCCTGCTCAAGGGGAGTGGCCACCGGGCCGGTCCCTCCCCATTTTGGATGCGAGGGACGAGTACCTCCTCGTGGGCCATCGGAGATGGGCAATGACCATAAGAACCTTTTGCACGCTTGCCGCCGCCATCTTTGCGCTGATCGCACTTCTGCAGTTGATCCGGATTGTGATGGGGTGGTCGGTCACCTTGAATGGCGTGGATGTGCCGTTCTGGGCGAGCTGGATTGCCGTCGCCGTGGCGGGCGCGTTGAGCGTCGTCGGCTTCCGCGCCGCAGTGCGCAGCTAAAGGCCTGGCGGAGCTCGCCCCGGGGCGATCTGCCGCCGGGCAGCGGAACCACTTCCCTGCGCGCGGGCATCGAGCCGTCGTGCTCTACCGCGACAGCGGTTTGGTGCAATCGCGAAAATGACAGCGGCCCACGCATTCCATCGGACCGGACGGACAAGGCCTTGCGATCCAACAGCACGCAACTTTTGCAAGCCTGACAATCGCTGGCGAGCCAACGTTTTTCAAAGCAATTGTTGCATCTAAAAATTTTCCATTGACTATCATTTGTAAACGCAACTATTGTTCCTGAAATTGAAGCCGCCAAAAGAGCGCGCCATTCAGGGGGAAAACCATGTTGCTGAATTCAGCATCCGGTGACGTGCGCGAAGCATTCAGCCTCTTCAGGAAATTACATTCCATCGCGGTGAAGCCGGTCGGGGTAGCAGGCCTGCTGCTCGCGTGGTGCACAGGACAGGCCATGGGTGGCAGCCCGGATGGACTCGGCGCGGCCAAGGTGACATCAGCGCAATTCCAGCTCGCTTCCGTCCCCGGCACCAAGGCGTTTGCCGCGTCTCCGGAAGACCTTTCGAAGAAGGGATATGTCGAGGAGGAGTACTACGTCACGGGAACAGCCCGGCGATACACATTTCCCGATCCGATGAACAACGCGGCCGCGGCCGACGGCAGCTACGAGTACAAGACGCGCATGATCATCCGGCGACCGGCGGATCCGGCCAAATTCAATGGGACCGTCATCGCGGAATGGTACAACGTCACGCTGGGTCAGGACATCGACTTCAACTGGGCCACATCGCGCGAATACTTTATCCGCAATGGATATGCCGTCGTCAGCATTTCGGCGCAGCGCGCGGGCGTCGAGCGGCTGAAGATTTGGAGCCCGGCCCGATACGGCGACCTCAACGTTTCGGCCCCGAACACCACCCCGCCCGATCCGCTCAACACCGGCGACGTGCTGTGCTGGGATATTTTTTCGCAAGCGATCGCGGCCATCCGAGAGCCCGGATCGGTCGATGTGCTGCCGGGCATGAAGGCCAGGCGTGTCATCGCAACCGGGGAGTCGCAGGCCGGCCGGCGGCTGACCCAGTACTACAACTCGATCGACCCGCTGCACCGCGTCGTCGACGGCATGGTGTTCTACGACCCGGGCTACACCGACATCGGCGGCGAAAGCACCTGGCACCTGCTGCGCGCGGACAACCCCACGAAGCTCATATCTGTCGGCGCCGAAGTCTGGAGCGATGGACGCAAGGCGGTCGCCGATAGTCCGACCACGCGCCGCTGGGAAGTGGCGGGAACGTCGCACTTGAGTTTCTGGGACATGCAGTATGTCGACGCCATAACGACCCGGGATATGGGATTGAAAGCGCGCGACGGCACGCCGGTCGCCACCATCCAGGATCTGATCAAGGGCTGCACCTACGCGCCGCTGTGGAGCGCGGTCCCCATGCACAAGGTGCTGAACGCGGCCTTCGACCATGTCAACGCCTGGGCCGGCGGCGGGCTCGCGGCGCCAACGAGCAGGCCTCTCGAGCGCGACGCCGGCGGCATGCTTCTGCGACACGACGAAAACGGGCGCACCTTTGGCGGCATCCAGCTCGCCGAGTACGCTTTTCCAACCGCATTCAATCTGGGCTACCTCAACAAAGGCCCCGGCTTCTGCCGCAACGGCGGCCACCACCGCTTCTATGGCGATGACGAGCTGAAAGCGCGTTACCCGAACGCAAACGCCTATGTTCGCGGCGTCGTCGAGACCACGATGAAGAATCTTGCCGCCGGTTACATCCTCGGCCTCGACGCCGCGGAAACCATCGAAGCCGCCTACAAACAATTTCAGCCGTAATGGGGAAGGCCAGATGAACAAGACCGCGGATTGGACGCTCCTCGTCGGACGTCTTGCCCTGATTGCACTCTACACCACGAGCGCGATCGGAAAATTCGGAGCTCTCGACCAGACGGCGGCGATGATCGGCGGCAAGGGACTTCCGTTTCCGGCGGCACTGGCATTGGTCGCGGCCGCGGCTGAATTGATCGGCGCGCTGTGCATCGCCGTCGGTTACTACACTAGGGCCGCGGCCATCGGCCTGGTCCTGTACACGATCATCGTCACGATCGCGTTCCACGGCTTCTGGGGACTGGAAGGCGCCGCGCGCTTCGGCCAGTACATCCATTTCATGAAGAACGTCGGACTGGCGGGAGCGTTCATCATCATTGCAGGCGTCGGGGCCGGCGCGTATTCGCTCGACGCACTTCTCGGCAAGCGGCGACAAGCGGATTCGTCGAACACCAGTCTTGCCTAGAAGGACGGAAAGCGGCGGACGCATCCCGCGTCCGACTGCATCTCCGCGAGCATCCGCGGAGAATTCAGCCTTTTGACTTTGCCGCCTTGCGCGCCTTGTTCGCTTCCTCGATCTCGGGTTCGAGCGACTTCAGGCTCTCGTAGATCTCTGCCAGAATTGTCTTCAGGTCTGAAATGTTCTTCGACGGGAAATCGCGCACCGCAACCTCCTCGAAGTGGATGGCGATCGGGATCAACTCTTCGACCAGTGTCCGCCCCTTCGGCGTGAGGTTGATCGCAACGGTGCGGCCGTTGTCCTTCAGCCGCGCGCGCGTGACGAGGCCGCGCCGCTTCATCTCACCCACCAACCGCGACAACGTCGATATCTCGATCGTCGTCATCGCAGCGAGATCGCCGAGCCGCTGATCGCCACTTTCCCAAAGCGCGGCCATCACGCGATACATCGGCAGGGTCACGCCGTAGCCGGCAATGCGCCTGGAAAACAGCTCACCCATCTGCACGCCGACGCGGTTGAGCAGGTAGGGAAAGGAATTTGTCAGCCTGTACAAGCTCTTGCGTCCTGCCTTGGTGCAACTTTTGTAATCCTCCAATAACCGGACACCGATCGCTTTTCAAGGCAATTGTTGCATTTGAAAATTTCTATTGACGAATATTTGCAAATGCAATTATTGTCCGAGAAAGTTAAGCCGCCGGACAAGAGCGGGATTTCAGTGGAGGAAACCATGTCGCTGGATTCGGCATCCGACGAATTGCGGGAAACATTCAAGCGCGCGTTGCGGCGATTTCCCGCGGCGGTGTCGGTCATCACCTCGTCCGACCAGGATCGCCGGCACGGGATGACGGCGACCGCCGTGACGTCGCTGTCGCTCGATCCCCCTTCCCTGATCGTTTGCATCAACCAGGCAACGCTGCTGCATGACATCATGCTGCTGGCGCGCCGGTTTTGCGTCAACGTGCTGCGCCGCGATCAGGTTCCGCTTTCATCCGCCTTCAGCGGCGCGCTCCCGGCCGAGGAACGGTTCGGGCTCGGCGACTGGAAGACTTCGGCCGAGGGCGTCACCTACCTCGCTGACGCGCAGATCAACATCTTCTGCAAGAAGGCGGCCGCCGTGCCCTACGGCACGCACACGATCTTCATCGGCGAAGCCGAGGTCGTGAACGTGCGCGATCCGATCGAGCCGCTGATCTACCAGGATGCGACCTACTGCTTCTCGGTGCCGCACGACAGCCAGGCTGCATGAACTGCACCCGGGGCGGCGTGAACCGCGACCGCCACCTGATCGCCTTTCAACCAATCGAAGACACGGAGCAAACCAATGGTATCAGTCGCCCAGTTGAAGGACGTGCCGGCGTCACCGTCGCTTCGTCCTGATATTGCCGAGCTGCGCAGTCGCGTGGCGCAGATCGCGCCGCAGATCAAGGCGCGCGCCCACACCACGGAAAAGGCCGGCCGCGTTCCCGAAGAGAACATCACAGCCCTGCGCAACATCGGCTATTTCGACATCGTCAAGCCGGCGACGTTCGGCGGCTACGAGCACGATTTCGACGTGCTGGTCGAACTGAACATCGAGCTTGCGAAAAGCTGCGCCTCGACGGCATGGGTCGGCGGCCTGCTCGCGGCCCATCAATGGCTGATCGCGGGCTTTCCGGAAGCCGCGCAGCGCGACGTCTGGGACAGCAATTCCGACGCGGTGGCCTGCGGCTCCTACGCGCCGGCGGCCAAGGCGATCGAGGTCGACGGCGGCTATCGCCTCACCGGACGCTGGTCGTTTGCCAGCGGCTGCGACAACGCGCAATGGTCGCTGTGCGCGGCGCTGCTGCCGTCGAAGACCGAGAGCGGCCAGTTTGCGCCGGCCTTCCTGCTGGTCCCCGCTTCCGACTACGTCATCGACGACACCTGGAATGTCGTCGGCCTCAGCGGCACCGGTAGCAAGACGCTCGTGCTGAATGACGTGTTCGTGCCGGCGCACCGCCTGCTGTCATTCGCCGATACCACATCGGGAAAGACGCCGGGCGCTGCACTCTATGCCGCCAACCCCACCTTCGCGATCCCGATGCTGTCGAACATCCCCTCCTGCCTGGCATCGGCCGCGGTCGGCGCGGCGGCCGGCGCGTTGGAAGACTATCTGGCCGTCACCTCCAGGCGGATCACCCGCGGCGCGGTGGCCGGCCACAACAATCGCATGGCGGATTTCCCGACCATCCAGTTGCGCGTTGCAGAAGCGACCGCCTCAGCCGATGCGGCCCGCGAAGTGCTGCTGCGCGACTTAAGGGATCGTGCGGCGACGATCCGCGACGGCAAGCCGATCTCGATCGAGGATCGCATCGTCAGCCGCCGCGGCCAGGCGTTTTCGGTCGCACTGGCTATTCGCGCCACCGAAGCGTTGAACGCATCGACCGGCGGCCTCGGCCTCGATCTTTCCAATCCGGTGCAGCGCGCCTGGCGCGACGCCAATGCGGTCGGCCGCCATATCAGCATGAACTGGGATGCCGTCGGAACCATGTACGGGCAGCTTGCG includes these proteins:
- a CDS encoding HAMP domain-containing sensor histidine kinase → MSNPAEKPEVVQLPAEAPVTAPVNTRRVAAQRVREARDRLTSSSGTRPAFDTELLRQYAQTRVSASFVVMLLVVATGVLFGLWKAVVPAAVWTVGMLCIHAAIIRNCWRFLGEQPSLAATRRWQTRFVLLDLLYGLSWTAILLHPAGLDVVSNTMMMFLMLLVIAVSSMLAATLPIAAMAATAPVTAAIALNFIMGGTFDNYALALLAVAAEAYFALLAHQLHSTTLATLEARAEKDALIGELEQAKAISDEARHRAESANVAKSRFLAQMSHELRTPLNAILGFSEVMKSEIFGAHAVAVYKEYSADIHNSGVHLLNLINEILDLSRIEAGRYELNEEAVSLVHVVADCHHLLKLRATSRGITIHEVFEHGMPRIWGDERATRQIVLNLLSNSIKFTPQGGDIWLKVGWTASGGQYLSVKDTGSGIAEDEIPIVLASFGQGSNSIKSAEQGAGLGLPIAKSLIDMHGGTFTLKSKLRIGTEVIVTFPPERVMSALAPMAEEAPPLQPDPTVTATADDKRRARHKPIMSAGTGL
- a CDS encoding DUF1289 domain-containing protein: MSKETPCIAVCMMDPKTKLCFGCGRTLPEIARWHRMETAERLAVMDGLAARMAEAGLVQMPPRTEHG
- a CDS encoding TIGR02281 family clan AA aspartic protease; its protein translation is MIRIMLVLAMLAATAGAVVAYGDPDQIARASSSVTKMLRQRSLEPAPAVQIARGKAGEFALHAKINGVKAPMVIDTGATSVVLTWETAKAIGLPIEMLEYNVDVETAGGHTKAARLTLDRLAVGGLVEKSVPALVVPRGQMKTNLLGMSFLDRLESWGVQADKVMLHGYPDVAGRSKRRAAAN
- a CDS encoding MAPEG family protein; the encoded protein is MTADLWALVAAMLLAVVQLTLSSVLTLRQLGGAWVAGPRDESREVTGLSGRFVRAHRNLLEIFPQFVAALFLVHAAHAAGSLSTIGAWLFVIARLLYVPAYAFGPVGLRPICWLAAQVGIFVIVADLFV
- a CDS encoding alpha/beta hydrolase domain-containing protein gives rise to the protein MLLNSASGDVREAFSLFRKLHSIAVKPVGVAGLLLAWCTGQAMGGSPDGLGAAKVTSAQFQLASVPGTKAFAASPEDLSKKGYVEEEYYVTGTARRYTFPDPMNNAAAADGSYEYKTRMIIRRPADPAKFNGTVIAEWYNVTLGQDIDFNWATSREYFIRNGYAVVSISAQRAGVERLKIWSPARYGDLNVSAPNTTPPDPLNTGDVLCWDIFSQAIAAIREPGSVDVLPGMKARRVIATGESQAGRRLTQYYNSIDPLHRVVDGMVFYDPGYTDIGGESTWHLLRADNPTKLISVGAEVWSDGRKAVADSPTTRRWEVAGTSHLSFWDMQYVDAITTRDMGLKARDGTPVATIQDLIKGCTYAPLWSAVPMHKVLNAAFDHVNAWAGGGLAAPTSRPLERDAGGMLLRHDENGRTFGGIQLAEYAFPTAFNLGYLNKGPGFCRNGGHHRFYGDDELKARYPNANAYVRGVVETTMKNLAAGYILGLDAAETIEAAYKQFQP
- a CDS encoding DoxX family protein, which encodes MNKTADWTLLVGRLALIALYTTSAIGKFGALDQTAAMIGGKGLPFPAALALVAAAAELIGALCIAVGYYTRAAAIGLVLYTIIVTIAFHGFWGLEGAARFGQYIHFMKNVGLAGAFIIIAGVGAGAYSLDALLGKRRQADSSNTSLA
- a CDS encoding MarR family winged helix-turn-helix transcriptional regulator, producing the protein MYRLTNSFPYLLNRVGVQMGELFSRRIAGYGVTLPMYRVMAALWESGDQRLGDLAAMTTIEISTLSRLVGEMKRRGLVTRARLKDNGRTVAINLTPKGRTLVEELIPIAIHFEEVAVRDFPSKNISDLKTILAEIYESLKSLEPEIEEANKARKAAKSKG
- a CDS encoding flavin reductase family protein, producing MSLDSASDELRETFKRALRRFPAAVSVITSSDQDRRHGMTATAVTSLSLDPPSLIVCINQATLLHDIMLLARRFCVNVLRRDQVPLSSAFSGALPAEERFGLGDWKTSAEGVTYLADAQINIFCKKAAAVPYGTHTIFIGEAEVVNVRDPIEPLIYQDATYCFSVPHDSQAA
- a CDS encoding acyl-CoA dehydrogenase family protein, yielding MVSVAQLKDVPASPSLRPDIAELRSRVAQIAPQIKARAHTTEKAGRVPEENITALRNIGYFDIVKPATFGGYEHDFDVLVELNIELAKSCASTAWVGGLLAAHQWLIAGFPEAAQRDVWDSNSDAVACGSYAPAAKAIEVDGGYRLTGRWSFASGCDNAQWSLCAALLPSKTESGQFAPAFLLVPASDYVIDDTWNVVGLSGTGSKTLVLNDVFVPAHRLLSFADTTSGKTPGAALYAANPTFAIPMLSNIPSCLASAAVGAAAGALEDYLAVTSRRITRGAVAGHNNRMADFPTIQLRVAEATASADAAREVLLRDLRDRAATIRDGKPISIEDRIVSRRGQAFSVALAIRATEALNASTGGLGLDLSNPVQRAWRDANAVGRHISMNWDAVGTMYGQLALGLTPQGQY